DNA from Brassica napus cultivar Da-Ae chromosome C4, Da-Ae, whole genome shotgun sequence:
attttatttgtttgagagctatttttatgataaaaacttaaaaagagctATTCCAAAGTATAATCGAATTAAATGTATTCCTGtatataaaactataacttATGAATATGGGACTTTGGACCTTTTGCATTAGGAAGAAACGGGTTCCTTGATCATCAAAATATGGCCCAAATATTTAGCAAAGGAAAGCCTTATGGGCTTTAAGTTAAGCCCATTAGATAAATATCCTTCTTATTTGATCAACGCGTCTCTCAACACTCGGCAGAGACTGCTAGTTGAGCTGTCATCATCCATATCCACACAGACAGCTCGAGAGCACCACTACTAACAGTAACAAGAATGTGAGTGAGAGCCACACGCCTACTTTAGCGCGTGTGATTAGTAAGAATGTGAAAAATCTCGTATCTCATCTTCAACGAGGACTTAAGAAGTTATCCATTGGCCAATGGTTTGATAGGATGATGCTGTTAGTGCTGAGTGTGTGTATCTGAGAAAAGAAAGAGACCGTTCTTATTTATCTGGTTTGGTTCTTGagtaactctttttttttttttttgagtaactcttttttttttcttgagtaACTTGATTCATGTGTCAAAGATTCTGATCATTGGTATTATTAGCTACACATAGGTGAGTCTCGTCTATTTTCTCCTTCGTGAGTATTATTTTCCTTAGGATTTATGTTAAGCTCGATCATACTTTTGAGTCGCTCTAAAGAAGCTGGATAAGACTTGAAACAAGTTAATGTTAGCgtttttatcatttaaactGCTCATGCAATGGAATATCATGGAAGCTAGTCTCTAACGTTTTTGTGTAGCTTAGATTATCAAATAGTCCATGAATAGTCTCTGAGTGATTGAATAGGAGCTGAAATGGAATCTTGAGATAGCTGTTAAAAGATGTGTGGTCAATGCTTGAGATagaatctttttttcttgtttataaTTGGCTGTCTTAAGTGTGTTTGCCTCCATGGGTAACTTGATTGATTTGTTGGTGGTCTGCATGTGGAGAATGAAATGAATGAAGATCGTCTTTCTAACTGGTTTCTGTATAGTGTAGTGTTGTTGAGTGGGGTTTGTAGACAATGAGGAGAGGTAGAGGGAAAGGGAAGAAGCAGAGTGCATCTGCTCGGGAAGATCATGGAAGCGGTGAAGAGGATGAAAAGATTCCAGCTTATAGGAGAAGAGGAAGGCCACAGAAGCCTATGAAAGATGATTtcgaagaggaggaggaggaagaagaagagttggTTGAGAAgatggaggaggaagaagaagaagaggatggtTCAGTAACaagtaaaaaagaagaaaacgagaggaagaggaagatggtTAATGGAAGCAATACGGATGTCAATGAAGAAGAGAATGGGTTAGGATCAAAATCAAGTAGAGATGGTTCCACCAAGTCCACATCTACTGGTTTCAGACAGAACGGGAGCAGAAGGAAAAGCAAGCCTAGACGAGCTGCTGAAGCTGTTGTGGAATGTAATGGAGTTTGAGAAAACTTCTTTGGTCAAGAACTTTCCAAGAAACATGATGAGACATTAACTtgaggtttcttcttcttttaggtTATCTTACAAGTTTCTTTGTGAGTTGAGAACTTTGGCTATCTTTTGGTGTATCAATATGCattgtctttcttttttatcTCTCATCATCTGCTCTTGATTTTGACATTTGAGCCCAAAAAGATGATCCTCTCATCTCCAAAAGTTCTAATCATTCTAAGAGATGTCATTGTTACAACGTGTAAGTTAGGTAAAATGTAACAGCAG
Protein-coding regions in this window:
- the LOC125574808 gene encoding histone H3.v1-like gives rise to the protein MRRGRGKGKKQSASAREDHGSGEEDEKIPAYRRRGRPQKPMKDDFEEEEEEEEELVEKMEEEEEEEDGSVTSKKEENERKRKMVNGSNTDVNEEENGLGSKSSRDGSTKSTSTGFRQNGSRRKSKPRRAAEAVVECNGV